In one Plasmodium falciparum 3D7 genome assembly, chromosome: 14 genomic region, the following are encoded:
- a CDS encoding ubiquitin carboxyl-terminal hydrolase, putative → MSFVKGAIHVSILNNYMDFYKESTVDKIETSFSIRNNNESNTKNNEKRKSSLCIMNDEEKMKNKISKCIKNNNLYKNKKKRRKEKNIISNKSRSKKFLKFNIKGKDKKNNINSNIYNNANNNKLKIKNKNNNNNNNNNKINSCCRNVYKGSTNKRNSKLLLNGEIKHDEIFHTNIDNSFICMNKNDMNLIRKCKENNHPIKQMNTKIKKKKYNKKNVLISKQINKEIQMLKSNNSYIMYHMNEKRNIEKEKKKKKCKKIVKSILYNRKRSHYYISNFLKTCMKIKNNKIQKKLKKYVYLKDIYSTINMSNKQTCNNLNEQNKSQFFFDDLQKVRQVNKCDNKLYKMNFKSLKHQTNGKKNNIKENDNNNNFYNEDNSIAEILSDDYIILNKNKSNKMENKIYNNVINHRHSSEDIYLNHSKSKENNNNLVNSYVMKENNMEDKELMNDNEKKEGQLILKNVNKKIQLCNESKLDNEKKNKGDNIKLGNTKNKDNIYKYLNVLSINKLIKGETYLEKRTKKSDNSNEHKNDNIYDDKKIKYKSVENDTSELLDKNIDNSNFFDEANEKKKKLKKKKMNTCVNKNVMDYVNEDEYYLEERVKKKRKKKKKDNKKYNIKNKNESEEIFEDVSSTNSCIDSNNSGTFIYDEEICKHVINKGNIISNNNNNNNNNNYIVLTGNEKNMNAEEISEYITKQGLNFKEYLIWKEIKIKESKELIHLNLDSSFSVSKGAGLYNYGQNICFFNSIIQAIIRIPYICKDLLNKLHSINCEKRKKKTFCFYCLFEQFACNIISKKSVIKNVLIPYIKKYMCNSYHIGYQEDVHEYLRYFLNSLEKTSFFSSIYIQKMFTGVSKNVTICMNCNNVSLKYEQYYELSLDISSSNNLEDALKHFLSKEMLAGENGYYCEKCKKKKKATKQCVINKLPRVLTIQIKRFFMNSNFDIVKNHKNISYPLYLDMKYYVNNYDLFENNFNNNVISLYEKMNKTNCVGSTTNGPNKKNNKIYHQNNSCNIKSNNHFVHTNYNNKGQNILTPEKLTQQNIIPEHSFSKNKVNYENDFFLNNMNKKRECSNDDIISNINKNENIFFNNKDKEYMINEKYMNTNQCIKLRGGNHNINMHVLKIIENILIDLKESMCQKQIQNKLTSKVLRNMIREKKKLLIKQLKKIKFSKLYKDISLRISKDIDMLYYYFKVNRENDQFKKIIYKYKIDYYEYYVGSTNINADFINYNHNFDSPAKDHHNNNPHQNNDENNNRHSNVNFKEGNAKNSNKKNNYFSFELTGLIKHIGSGTDYGHYIALTKSNNNIYLQCDDNHISYINKKDILNCVKNAYVFIYTCINPEFIDFYNKYVDVLEKKNFDINLPVFEKRVKFKERITMPKEKFINKSLCY, encoded by the coding sequence ATGAGTTTTGTTAAAGGTGCAATACACGTTTCAATTTTGAATAACTACATGGACTTCTATAAAGAAAGTACGGTAGATAAAATTGAAACGTCATTTTCcataagaaataataacGAATCTAAtactaaaaataatgaaaaaaggaAGTCCTCCTTATGTATTATGAACGAcgaagaaaaaatgaaaaacaaaatatccAAGTGTATAAAGAACaacaatttatataaaaataagaaaaagcgaaggaaggaaaaaaatataataagtaaTAAATCCAGAAGTAAGAAATTTTTAAAGTTCAACATAAAAGGTAAggataaaaagaataacatAAATAGCAACATATACAACAATGCAAATAAcaacaaattaaaaattaaaaataaaaataataataataataataataataataagattaATAGTTGTTGCAGAAATGTTTATAAAGGATCcacaaataaaagaaatagtaaattattattaaatgggGAAATAAAACATGATGAAATATTTCATACAAATATTgataattcatttatttgtatGAACAAAAATGATATGAACTTGATCAGAAAATGTAAAGAGAATAACCATCcaataaaacaaatgaatacaaaaataaagaaaaagaaatataataaaaaaaatgtattaatatcaaaacaaataaacaaagaAATTCAAATgttaaaaagtaataattcGTACATTATGTATCATatgaatgaaaaaagaaatattgaaaaagaaaaaaaaaaaaaaaaatgtaagaaAATTGTGAAATCTATTTTGTATAATAGAAAAAGgtcacattattatatatctaattttttaaaaacatgtATGAAgataaagaataataaaatacaaaagaaattaaaaaaatatgtatacctgaaagatatatattcaacTATAAATATGTCTAACAAACAAActtgtaataatttaaatgaacaaaataaatctCAATTCTTTTTTGACGATTTACAAAAAGTACGACAAGTGAACAAGtgtgataataaattatataaaatgaattttaAAAGTTTAAAACATCAAACCAAtggaaagaaaaataatataaaagaaaatgataataacaataatttttataatgaagataatagTATAGCAGAAATTCTTAGTgatgattatataatattaaataaaaacaaatctaataaaatggaaaataaaatatataataatgttattaATCATAGACATAGTAGTGaggatatatatttgaacCACTCAAaatcaaaagaaaataataataatttagttAATTCATATGTTATGAAAGAAAACAATATGGAAGACAAAGAATTAATGAATGATAATGAGAAAAAAGAAGGACAAttgattttaaaaaatgtaaataagaaaatacaGTTGTGTAATGAAAGCAAAttagataatgaaaaaaagaacaaaggggataacataaaattgggtaatacaaaaaataaagataatatttataaatatcttaATGTGTTgtctattaataaattaataaaaggaGAAACATATTTggaaaaaagaacaaaaaaaagtgataatagtaatgagcataaaaatgataatatttatgatgataaaaaaataaaatataaaagtgtTGAAAATGACACTTCAGAATTgttagataaaaatattgacaATAGTAATTTCTTTGATGAAgcaaatgagaaaaaaaaaaaattaaaaaaaaaaaaaatgaacacttgtgttaataaaaatgtaatggATTATGTTAATGAGGATGAATATTATCTTGAAGAAAgagtaaaaaagaaaaggaaaaaaaaaaaaaaagataacaaaaaatataatatcaaaaataaaaatgaaagtgAAGAGATATTTGAAGATGTTTCAAGTACAAATAGTTGTattgatagtaataatagtgGTACCTTTATTTATGATGAAGAAATATGTAAGCATGTTATTAATAAGGGTAATATTATTagcaacaataataataataataataataataattatattgtattaacaggtaatgaaaagaatatgaaTGCTGAGGAGATATCagaatatattacaaaacaAGGTTTGAACTTCAAAGAATATCTTATATGGAAAGAAATAAAGATTAAAGAAAGTAAAGAACttattcatttaaatttGGATTCATCCTTTAGTGTTTCGAAAGGTGCtggattatataattatggtcagaatatatgtttttttaatagtATTATTCAAGCTATTATAAGAATACCATATATTTGTaaagatttattaaataaattacatTCAATAAATTGtgaaaaaaggaagaaaaaaacattttgtttttattgcTTATTTGAACAATTTGcctgtaatattatatcaaaaaaaagtgtaataaaaaatgtattaataccttatataaaaaaatatatgtgtaatagTTATCATATAGGTTATCAAGAAGATGTACATGAATATTTAAGATATTTCCTAAACTCTTTAGAAAAgacatcttttttttcttcaatatatatacagaAAATGTTTACAGGGGTATCAAAAAATGTAACCATATGTATGAATTGTAATAATGTATCGCttaaatatgaacaatattatGAATTATCTTTAGATATTAGTTCATCTAATAATTTAGAAGATGCTTTAAAGCATTTCTTATCTAAGGAGATGCTAGCAGGTGAAAATGGATATTATTgtgaaaaatgtaaaaaaaaaaaaaaagcaacaAAACAATgtgttattaataaattaccAAGAGTTTTAACTATACAGATCAAAAGATTCTTTATGAACTCAAATTTTGATATAGTAAAAAAtcacaaaaatatatcttatccattatatttagatatgaaatattatgtaaataattatgatctgtttgaaaataattttaataataatgttatatcgttatatgaaaaaatgaataaaacaAATTGTGTAGGAAGTACAACAAATGGacctaataaaaaaaataacaaaatatatcatcAGAATAATTCgtgtaatataaaaagtaataacCACTTTGTTCAtactaattataataataaaggacAAAATATTCTAACACCAGAAAAATTAAcacaacaaaatataataccaGAACATTCATTTAGcaaaaataaagtaaattacgaaaatgattttttcctaaataatatgaataaaaaaagagaatgttcaaatgatgatatcatttctaatattaataaaaatgaaaatatattttttaataataaagataaagaatatatgataaatgaaaaatatatgaatactaATCAATGTATTAAATTAAGAGGAGgaaatcataatataaatatgcacGTCCTAaaaattattgaaaatattttaattgatCTCAAAGAAAGTATGTGTCAAAaacaaatacaaaataaattgaCATCAAAAGTGTTAAGAAATATGATacgagaaaaaaaaaaactactCATAAAacaattaaagaaaataaaattttccaaattatataaagatatatctTTAAGGATATCTAAAGATAttgatatgttatattattattttaaagtaAATAGAGAAAACGatcaatttaaaaaaattatatataaatataaaatagattattatgaatattatgtAGGATCTACAAATATCAATGcagattttataaattataatcataattttGATTCTCCTGCTAAagatcatcataataataaccctcatcaaaataatgatgaaaataataatcgaCATTCAAATGTAAATTTCAAAGAGGGGAATGCAAAAAattctaataaaaaaaacaattatttttcattcgAATTAACTGGACTAATTAAACATATAGGTTCTGGAACAGATTATGGACATTATATCGCTTTAACCaaatctaataataatatatatttacaatgtGATGATAAccatatttcatatattaataaaaaagatatactAAACTGTGTAAAGAATGCATacgtttttatatatacatgtataaatCCGGAATTTATcgatttttataataaatatgttgatgttttagaaaaaaaaaatttcgaCATCAATTTACCTGTTTTTGAAAAGAGAGTAAAATTCAAAGAAAGAATAACAATGCCAAaggaaaaatttataaataaatcttTGTGTTATTAA
- a CDS encoding small nuclear ribonucleoprotein-associated protein B, putative, with protein MGKNSRLETWLQYRVRVTISDTRYFVGTFLSYDRHMNIVLVDAEEFRKVKSQENSLKEIKRVVGLILIRGENIVSFTAEQAPINKKSMGTVINKGIATGRGIPLNNYVPMQNNFNNPLGNPMGNMPTGMVLNTGTNKNLNPAINPNIRLPNMGINNQRPIMPPISMQINQNPPHNNANQAKGLPPGVPQLPFPPNVNPPAE; from the exons atGGGGAAAAATTCACGTTTAGAAACATGGCTACAGTATAGAGTTAGGGTTACAATAAGTGATACGAGATATTTTGTTGGTACCTTTCTTTCGTATGATAGGCATATGAATATAGTTTTAGTAGATGCAGAAGAATTTCGAAAAGTAAAAAGTCAAGAGAATTCATTAAAG gAGATAAAACGTGTGGTTggattaatattaataagagGAGAAAACATTGTTTCTTTTACAGCTGAACAAGCaccaataaataaaaaatctaTGGGTACTGTTATTAATAAAGGTATTGCAACCGGTAGAGGTATaccattaaataattatgtacctatgcaaaataattttaataatccTTTAGGTAATCCTATGGGTAATATGCCCACAGGTATGGTATTAAATACAGGAACAAATAAAAACTTAAATCCTGCAATTAATCCAAATATAAGATTACCAAATATGGGAATAAATAATCAGAGACCTATAATGCCTCCAATTAGTATGCAAATTAATCAGAACCCACCACATAATAATGCAAATCAAGCAAAAGGATTACCCCCAGGTGTTCCACAATTACCTTTTCCACCTAACGTGAATCCTCCAGCAGAATAA
- a CDS encoding ATP-dependent protease, putative, whose protein sequence is MLALHWNLLTFRRKANYKRCAYYFYRTSTNKKRNSYENDLKRVKEVKCVVLLNKPLFPGLTYVLNSDKNVVKYLGVHNDYKEKKNIFVGLFFHKEKTIETHLETNNTFYNKNCNTYKPPDFLNEKRIKVDKNILKKDIDICTNINDIYSYGCVGVIKEILYDEDNLNSICDEKDYNNINESNDIMKKHHFNENNKKEKDNYLLKNHIDMTNMNRSNDLLIHNKLKEKNNENLNLNMHKSIYRIVVETMAKIKIEKWNEVEKVGYIDIIRNEDYDINNKEIKIYYLEIIDKIKKIICMNSCNNREYNILLKYYNTKNLYNLIYFVGNISLSKNNIIQNLLERNILKDQLKICIQILCDDIYLLEMKQKLNEQINEKFENDKKNMIIKEQINILKKQQQLLLQTQRQEQNMEEYEDGNNTIKYDHDLLCDEFRNKLMLIRTYISDEAYRIINQDINKFMLYNENSNEYSSTYQYLSTSLNIPFNKYKMLNDNIFLCEQILNKNHYGLKNVKKYILEYLALYILNKNIKSKILLLVGSPGTGKTSICKSISECLNIPYYIINMNNIHNMNELIGHRKTYVNSYQGQIINSLIATKIMNPIVILDEFDKVAFINTNIYNMFLNIFDKEQNEHFKDQYINFEVDISKIFFICTANSVENIPDVLLDRVEIIHIHAYTNMEKIDIYKNYLKHKIENETKITSLYLNISNDVLLYILDNYTQENGLRQFYNILYNIYKKRAYMLIKGYNKKVDINLSNISEFVGADQLIVKKNYHNNVHININKENIMMGNDKSEKYERNERNEKNEKNERNEKNEKYEKNDKSEKNEKYEKNKNYEKTCGGSVKSLAFTENGGQVIIIEVSSLSDKIKSHNYYNYFPLYYNDDYMISTHEEKLKDNKTEKYNELSKKNNKILEGENRWELLNNIEMVHPINELFSISNKSYKNIYNMNYEEDDKKSLTSSFFITEDGYVKEKERAQQVSFMNNQQVLNSYNEKNKNIYNHDNIVQNNSNKYIKKENKIYTYNNSPYELHPIHNNNNNNNNNNKNNLNHNITITGNVGRIMQESILIAYTYSMKLLNTIMLKFESKPLHINLSDGDLKKDGPSAGINFVTCILSYYLNIPVDNTLCMTGEINLNGYVLKIGGLYEKLNVARNFGIRTLIIPKENSNEYQSLPQHVKQNIRVLYVHHYSQIFNFIFNNKK, encoded by the coding sequence ATGCTGGCGCTCCATTGGAACCTCCTGACTTTCAGGAGGAAGGCAAATTACAAAAGGTGcgcatattatttttatagaacATCAACAAACAAGAAACGAAATTCTTATGAAAACGATTTAAAAAGAGTTAAAGAGGTAAAGTGTGTAGTTTTATTAAACAAACCATTATTTCCTGGACTTACCTATGTTTTGAATAGTGATAAGAATGTAGTAAAGTATTTAGGTGTtcataatgattataaagaaaagaaaaatatatttgttggacttttttttcataaggAAAAAACAATAGAAACACACCTTGAAACAAATAACACGTTCTATAATAAGAAttgtaatacatataaaccACCCGATTTTTTAAATGAGAAAAGAATAAAggtagataaaaatatactaaaaaaagatatagatatatgtaccaatattaatgatatatattcctaTGGATGTGTAGGtgtaataaaagaaatactATATGATGAGGATAATCTAAATTCTATTTGTGACGAAaaagattataataatataaacgaaAGTAATGATATTATGAAGAAGCATCATTTTAatgaaaacaataaaaaagaaaaggataattatttattaaaaaatcatataGATATGACAAATATGAACAGATCAAATGATTTGTTAATACAtaacaaattaaaagaaaaaaataatgaaaatttaaatttgAATATGCATAAGTCTATATATCGCATTGTTGTGGAGACAATGgctaaaataaaaatagaaaagtGGAATGAAGTTGAAAAAGTAGgatatatagatattataagaaatgaagattatgatattaataataaggaaataaaaatatattacctagaaataattgataaaataaaaaaaatcatatgtATGAATAGTTGTAATAATagagaatataatatattattaaaatattataatacaaaaaatttatataacctCATATATTTTGTTGGAAATATAAGTTTatctaaaaataatattattcaaaatttgttagaaagaaatattttaaaagatcaattgaaaatatgtatacaGATTTTATGTgatgatatttatttgttagaaatgaaacaaaaattaaatgagcaaataaatgaaaaatttgaaaatgacaaaaaaaatatgataataaaagaacaaataaatattttaaaaaaacaacaacaacTATTACTACAAACACAACGACAAGAACAGAATATGGAAGAATATGAAGATGGAAATAATACTATTAAGTATGATCATGATTTATTATGTGACGAGTTTAGAAATAAATTAATGCTAATTCGTACATATATAAGTGATGAAGCATATCGAATAATAAAtcaagatataaataaatttatgttatataatgaaaattctAATGAATATTCTTCGACTTATCAATATTTGAGTACAAGCTTAAATATTCCtttcaataaatataaaatgttaaatgataatatatttctgtGTGAACagatattaaataaaaatcattATGGTCTAAAGAatgtaaagaaatatatactaGAATATTTagctttatatatattaaataaaaatataaaatcgaaaatattattattagttgGTTCCCCAGGTACAGGGAAAACATCTATATGTAAATCTATTAGTGAATGCTTAAATATtccttattatataattaatatgaataatatacataatatgaatgaGTTGATAGGACATAGAAAAACATATGTTAATAGTTATCAAGGTCAAATTATAAATTCTTTAATAGCCACGAAAATTATGAATCCTATAGTTATATTAGATGAATTTGACAAAGTAGCTTTTATcaatacaaatatttataatatgttcttaaatatttttgacAAAGAACAAAATGAACATTTCAAAGatcaatatattaattttgaaGTAGATAtttctaaaatattttttatatgtactgCTAATTCTGTAGAAAATATTCCTGATGTTTTATTAGATAGAGTtgaaattatacatatacatgcatatacaaatatggaaaaaattgatatatataaaaattatttaaaacacaaaatagaaaatgaaacaaaaattacatcattatatttaaatatatcaaatgatgtgttattatatatccttGATAATTATACTCAAGAAAATGGTTTAAGACAattctataatatattatataatatatataaaaaaagggcatatatgttaataaaaggatataataaaaaagtagACATAAATTTAAGTAACATATCTGAATTTGTAGGTGCAGATCAATTAATTGttaaaaagaattatcataataatgtacacataaatataaataaggaaaatataatgatggGAAATGATAAAagtgaaaaatatgaaagaaatgaaagaaatgaaaaaaatgaaaaaaatgaaagaaatgaaaaaaatgaaaaatatgaaaaaaatgataaaagtgaaaaaaatgaaaaatatgaaaaaaataaaaattatgaaaaaacatGTGGAGGATCAGTAAAATCATTAGCCTTTACTGAGAATGGAGGACAAGTAATTATTATAGAAGTATCAAGTTTGAGCGATAAAATTAAAtcacataattattataattattttccaCTGTATTATAATGACGATTATATGATATCAACAcatgaagaaaaattaaaggaTAACAAAacggaaaaatataatgaactgtcaaaaaaaaataataagatattAGAAGGAGAAAATAGATgggaattattaaataatatagaaatgGTACATCCTATAAATGAACTATTTTCAATATCTAATAagtcatataaaaatatatataatatgaattatgAGGAAGATGATAAGAAAAGTTTGAcctcatcattttttataacagAAGATGGTtatgtaaaagaaaaagaaagagcTCAACAAGTTTCTTTTATGAATAATCAACAAGTATTAAATTCTTAtaatgagaaaaataaaaatatatataaccatGATAATATTGTTCAGAACaattcaaataaatatataaaaaaagaaaataaaatatatacatataataattcgcCTTACGAACTTCATcctatacataataataataataataataataataataacaagaaCAATTTAAATCATAATATTACAATCACTGGAAATGTTGGTAGAATTATGCAAGAAAGTATACTTATTGCATATACTTATAGTATGAAGTTATTAAATACAATTATGCTAAAATTTGAAAGTAAACCTCTTCATATTAATTTAAGTGACggagatttaaaaaaagatggTCCAAGTGCTGGTATAAATTTTGTTACTTGTATtttatcttattatttaaatataccaGTTGATAATACACTGTGTATGACGGgagaaataaatttaaatggttatgttttaaaaataggggggttatatgaaaaattaaatgttgCGAGAAATTTTGGTATACGTACTTTGATAATACCCAAAGAAAATTCAAATGAATATCAATCACTTCCTCAACATGTTAAGCAGAACATAAGAGTATTATATGTTCATCATTATTCtcaaatatttaatttcatctttaataataaaaaatga
- a CDS encoding uracil-DNA glycosylase: MNNPTIQKTIDQFFKVKRKSSILSGEIEKKRKKVILEEVEEKSLEGSLKEENVNILKTKKLMNNDEDIEKMGTISNISMSTSTIDNEINNNVKQNVCEQGYMEEIKKLMHIEWYELLKDELKKNYFKNMYLKIKEERKTKVIYPPEQLVFNAFLKTPLSNIKVVIVGQDPYHQKDQAMGLCFSVPIGVKIPPSLKNILKEMKQKSNHGNLISWSEQGVFLLNTSLTVEENKPASHKNYGWETFTDTVINIINRQKEKIIFMLWGNFAIKKCKNIDINKHFILKAGHPSPLSIKHFENCNHFAKCNKILAQHNLTPIKWELPQ; the protein is encoded by the coding sequence ATGAATAATCCAACAATTCAGAAAACAATCGATCAATTTTTCaaagtaaaaagaaaaagtagTATCCTTAGTGGGgagatagaaaaaaaaagaaagaaagtaATTTTAGAAGAAGTAGAAGAAAAATCGTTGGAAGGTAgtttaaaagaagaaaatgtaaACATTTTGAAGACGAAAAAACTTATGAATAATGATGAGGATATAGAAAAGATGGGTACAATAAGTAATATTAGTATGAGTACTAGTACAATagataatgaaataaataataatgtaaaacAAAATGTTTGTGAACAAGGATATATGGAAGAAATAAAGAAGTTAATGCATATAGAATGGTATGAGTTATTAAaagatgaattaaaaaaaaactattttaaaaatatgtatttaaaaataaaagaagaaaggaAAACAAAAGTTATATATCCACCTGAACAATTAGTTTTTAATGCCTTTTTAAAAACACCATTGTCAAATATTAAAGTAGTTATAGTAGGTCAAGATCCTTATCATCAAAAAGATCAAGCCATGGGATTATGTTTTTCTGTTCCTATAGGAGTAAAAATACCTCCaagtttaaaaaatattttgaaagAAATGAAACAAAAAAGTAACCATGGAAATTTAATAAGTTGGTCAGAACAAggtgtttttttattaaatacttCTTTAACGGTCGAAGAAAATAAACCAGCAtcacataaaaattatggatGGGAAACATTTACTGATACagtaattaatataataaatcgtcaaaaagaaaaaatcatttttatgttatgGGGTAATTTTgctattaaaaaatgtaaaaatattgacataaataaacattttatattaaaggCAGGACACCCATCACCTCTAAGTATTAAACATTTTGAAAATTGTAATCACTTTGCAAagtgtaataaaatattagcACAACATAATTTGACGCCCATCAAATGGGAGCTACcccaataa